One Paenibacillus sp. FSL H7-0737 DNA segment encodes these proteins:
- a CDS encoding YneF family protein has product MNIALPIITLVVGLIGGFFIGVYYLRRQMTTMQNDPEMLQKVAKQMGYNLNGKQMQRAQQMMKNQNQTGARPGAAKGNKRRSK; this is encoded by the coding sequence ATGAATATCGCATTACCTATTATTACATTGGTCGTAGGTCTCATCGGTGGATTTTTTATCGGTGTGTATTATCTGCGCAGACAAATGACAACTATGCAGAATGATCCTGAAATGCTGCAAAAGGTTGCGAAACAAATGGGTTATAACCTGAATGGGAAACAAATGCAACGTGCCCAACAGATGATGAAGAATCAGAACCAGACAGGCGCCCGACCAGGAGCAGCTAAAGGGAATAAACGTAGAAGTAAGTAA
- the folE gene encoding GTP cyclohydrolase I FolE, with product MGNINEYVNGKVSENREQIEYHVEKILELIGEDTGREGLLETPARVTRMYEEIFGGYSIDPREALGVTFDESHEELVIVKDIVYYSQCEHHMAPFFGKVHIGYIPSGRIAGLSKLARLVEAVSRRLQVQERITTQIADIMTEVLSPHGVMVVVEGEHLCMCARGVKKPGSKTVTMSTRGVFREDAAARAEFLSLIKE from the coding sequence ATGGGGAACATCAATGAATACGTGAACGGTAAAGTATCAGAGAACCGTGAGCAAATCGAGTATCACGTTGAGAAAATATTAGAATTAATCGGTGAAGATACCGGCCGCGAGGGACTGCTTGAAACACCAGCACGTGTTACGCGGATGTACGAGGAGATATTCGGCGGTTATTCGATAGATCCCCGCGAGGCGCTCGGTGTTACTTTTGATGAGTCTCATGAAGAGCTAGTGATCGTGAAGGATATCGTCTATTACAGCCAATGTGAGCATCACATGGCTCCTTTCTTCGGTAAAGTGCATATTGGATACATTCCGAGCGGACGGATTGCTGGACTCAGCAAATTAGCTCGCCTAGTTGAAGCAGTGAGTCGGCGTTTGCAGGTTCAAGAGCGCATTACGACGCAAATTGCGGATATTATGACGGAGGTACTAAGCCCTCACGGCGTTATGGTCGTTGTGGAAGGTGAACATCTTTGTATGTGCGCACGTGGAGTGAAGAAGCCAGGAAGTAAGACGGTAACCATGTCTACTAGAGGGGTCTTCCGGGAGGATGCCGCCGCTCGTGCGGAGTTTCTGAGCTTGATTAAAGAATAG
- a CDS encoding Fe-Mn family superoxide dismutase, whose protein sequence is MLYVYGPMLPVRILEEIVFWKTQEKEHTEVIKAIVPKLEDPYVKLLDEWAVVFGATEQAAEQLLNAALSASPPPQAELTAETEKLLHISCNQSQEFVRQLFAIMESSAAVKAVPLATTVILHIIRESEYFLAVLQTLSSPGKLSQVMRDYTEDYVVNIDTDDTMRNDGFSTFTDTVPDIRDKNDAVPIGGHTLPPLPYAYNALEPYIDEKTMRIHHDKHHQSYVDGLNKAEVKLADSRKNGDFDLVKHWERELAFNGAGHYLHTIFWNVMSPQGGGRPTGALLEAIEQSFGSYDSFKKQFTEAANKVEGGGWAILVWSPRSHRLEILTAEKHQNLSQWDVVPLLALDVWEHAYYLKHQNNRADYINDWWKVVNWPYVSERYAAASKLAWKPY, encoded by the coding sequence ATGCTATATGTATACGGGCCGATGCTGCCAGTACGTATTCTGGAAGAAATCGTATTTTGGAAAACACAAGAGAAAGAGCATACCGAAGTCATCAAAGCGATCGTACCTAAATTAGAGGACCCTTATGTGAAACTCCTCGATGAATGGGCCGTTGTTTTTGGTGCAACTGAGCAGGCGGCAGAGCAGCTATTGAATGCTGCCCTTTCCGCTTCTCCTCCGCCACAGGCAGAACTCACTGCGGAAACGGAGAAACTGCTACATATCTCCTGCAATCAATCCCAAGAGTTCGTCCGGCAGCTCTTTGCCATCATGGAGAGTAGCGCAGCGGTCAAAGCCGTCCCCCTTGCAACTACTGTGATTCTGCATATTATTCGCGAATCAGAATACTTCTTAGCCGTACTGCAGACACTCAGCTCGCCCGGAAAGCTTTCACAAGTCATGCGTGATTACACAGAGGATTATGTCGTAAACATCGATACAGACGATACTATGCGGAATGATGGATTTTCTACTTTTACTGACACTGTTCCTGATATCCGCGATAAAAACGACGCGGTACCCATTGGCGGCCATACGCTACCTCCCTTGCCTTACGCCTATAATGCACTAGAACCTTATATTGACGAAAAGACGATGAGAATTCATCACGATAAGCACCATCAAAGTTATGTAGATGGATTAAACAAGGCTGAAGTTAAATTAGCAGATTCCCGTAAGAACGGTGACTTCGATCTCGTTAAACATTGGGAGAGAGAATTAGCCTTTAATGGTGCAGGCCACTATCTTCACACGATCTTTTGGAACGTGATGTCTCCGCAAGGTGGGGGCCGCCCAACAGGTGCTTTACTAGAAGCTATAGAACAAAGCTTTGGAAGCTATGACAGCTTCAAGAAACAGTTCACCGAAGCTGCGAATAAAGTAGAAGGTGGCGGCTGGGCCATTCTCGTCTGGAGTCCACGTAGCCATAGACTAGAAATTCTCACTGCGGAAAAACATCAAAATTTATCGCAATGGGACGTTGTTCCGCTCTTGGCCTTGGATGTATGGGAACATGCCTACTATCTGAAACATCAGAATAATCGTGCGGATTATATTAACGATTGGTGGAAGGTCGTCAACTGGCCATATGTGTCAGAGCGTTATGCGGCTGCCAGTAAACTGGCATGGAAGCCTTACTGA
- a CDS encoding alpha/beta hydrolase: protein MDLTTSRAGTSVSRRPKLPKQGSSSRLSLRMIRVKHIIVALLLSIFFFLAFCFVSLHGYIAWVLSNPTVAPLYSNPMMAKGLAYEDVTFPAKDGSRLMNGWYIPAKDATKTIVFSHGYGANREESWVPMYDLAHYAHSLNFNVVMFDYGFAAQGNKDIATGGKKESQQLLGAIDFAKERGAKELVVWGFSMGAGTALQAGLVSEDIDAMILDSTFLLEPDTLYHNIKQNIDLPRQPSLAIMEMLFPVLNGTGLDQIPYAKVKSKDYPFPILFMHGTKDDKAPYPIAEELAANQNNPFSDSWIIEGSHHELLFREHPREYLRRVSAFLGNVHLAKNNNGDQPAMASN from the coding sequence ATGGATCTGACAACCAGCCGAGCCGGCACGTCAGTCTCCCGTCGTCCTAAACTACCTAAACAGGGCAGTTCATCACGACTATCGCTGCGGATGATCCGTGTTAAGCATATTATCGTTGCATTGCTATTATCTATATTTTTCTTTTTAGCATTTTGTTTTGTCTCGCTTCATGGCTACATCGCTTGGGTGCTATCCAATCCAACCGTCGCGCCACTGTACTCCAATCCTATGATGGCCAAAGGCCTCGCCTACGAGGATGTAACCTTCCCAGCTAAGGATGGCAGTCGCCTGATGAACGGCTGGTATATTCCAGCCAAGGATGCCACTAAGACTATCGTATTCAGTCATGGCTATGGTGCCAACCGCGAAGAGTCTTGGGTACCTATGTACGATCTCGCTCACTATGCACACAGTCTGAATTTCAATGTCGTAATGTTTGATTACGGATTTGCTGCCCAAGGTAATAAGGATATTGCAACCGGCGGCAAAAAAGAATCCCAGCAGCTTCTAGGCGCCATTGATTTCGCGAAGGAACGTGGGGCTAAAGAGCTCGTTGTTTGGGGCTTCTCCATGGGGGCTGGCACAGCACTGCAGGCAGGATTAGTATCTGAGGACATCGACGCGATGATTCTGGACAGTACCTTTTTGCTAGAACCAGACACGCTGTATCATAATATTAAGCAGAATATCGATCTGCCACGCCAGCCTTCCCTGGCGATCATGGAAATGCTGTTCCCGGTACTGAACGGTACGGGACTAGATCAGATTCCTTATGCAAAGGTTAAATCCAAAGATTATCCTTTCCCTATCCTTTTCATGCATGGAACCAAAGACGATAAAGCCCCTTATCCTATTGCCGAAGAACTAGCAGCAAATCAGAACAATCCGTTCTCTGATTCCTGGATCATCGAGGGTAGTCATCATGAGCTGTTGTTCCGCGAGCATCCCCGTGAGTATTTGCGGCGGGTCTCCGCTTTTTTAGGGAATGTCCATCTGGCCAAAAATAATAATGGCGATCAGCCAGCGATGGCTAGTAATTAA
- a CDS encoding IclR family transcriptional regulator yields MEDRKLTVRAVERALDILLCFTQDRDLGLTEIASKIDLHKSTVHRLLATLEEKGFLIRNPATEKYRLGIRIWELSTHLPAFDESAAVLLPSMERLRDRLGETVSLYLRDGIERVRIQAVQSQQAIRRVAQIGARLPLSVGASSKVLAAYAPPEVLRELLESSEWPDYVEKSVYKDQLNEIIRLGYATSFEERESGAAAVAVPVTGRSGNVIAALSLSGPVSRLSRDTLVEYAAILKEAASEMGMMIP; encoded by the coding sequence GTGGAGGACCGAAAGCTTACGGTACGCGCGGTAGAACGTGCGCTTGATATATTACTTTGTTTTACGCAGGACAGAGATTTAGGGTTAACGGAGATCGCATCAAAGATTGACTTACATAAGAGTACAGTCCACAGATTGCTGGCAACACTAGAGGAAAAGGGCTTTCTTATTCGCAATCCGGCGACAGAAAAATACAGGCTGGGTATACGAATCTGGGAGTTGTCGACGCATCTGCCTGCTTTTGACGAGTCGGCAGCGGTATTGCTGCCATCTATGGAACGGCTGAGAGATCGACTCGGAGAGACGGTCAGCCTTTACTTACGGGATGGTATTGAACGCGTACGTATTCAGGCGGTACAGAGCCAGCAAGCGATTCGTAGAGTTGCACAGATCGGTGCGAGGCTGCCATTATCCGTAGGGGCGTCGAGTAAGGTGTTAGCAGCGTATGCACCACCTGAGGTGTTGAGAGAGCTGCTGGAGAGTTCGGAGTGGCCGGATTACGTTGAGAAGAGTGTATACAAAGATCAGCTTAATGAGATCATCCGGCTGGGGTATGCTACGAGTTTCGAAGAACGTGAGTCTGGTGCGGCCGCTGTGGCGGTACCAGTCACAGGCCGTAGTGGAAATGTGATTGCGGCGTTATCGCTGTCAGGGCCGGTCAGCCGCCTGTCTAGGGATACGTTAGTAGAGTATGCCGCCATCTTGAAGGAAGCAGCAAGTGAAATGGGCATGATGATTCCATAG
- the acnA gene encoding aconitate hydratase AcnA gives MPSKDHFSLARTLESGGKSYRYYDLNSLEEQGLGSISSLPFSIKVLLEAAVRQFDGRAITEEHVKQLADWSGDIDRNKEIPFIPARIVLQDFTGVPVVVDLAAMRDTVKKAGGDPKQINPLVPVDLVIDHSVMVDAFGTADALEYNMNVEFERNEERYRFLRWAQTAFNNFRAVPPATGIVHQVNLEYLASVATTKTIDGETVVYPDSLVGTDSHTTMINGLGVVGWGVGGIEAEAGMLGQPLYFVTPDVVGFKLTGSLIEGATATDLALTVTEMLRKKGVVGKFVEFYGPGLANISLADRATVANMAPEYGATIGFFPVDEETLAYLRSTGRPDDLVELVESYYKAQGMFRTSNTPDPEFSDVIELDLASVVPSLAGPKRPQDRIELTHMKENFEGIIRTPVDKGGYGLSDEKIAQAVEIEHKNGTKSKLSTGAVVIAAITSCTNTSNPSVMLGAGLLAKKAVERGLTKPAYVKSSLTPGSLVVTEYLEKADLLKPLEALGFYLAGYGCATCIGNSGPLPEEVSQAITDNDMTVAAVISGNRNFEGRVHAQVKANYLASPPLVVAYALAGTVNIDLQTEPLGFDPQGEPVFLKDIWPTTAEIREAIGLSLSPEMFRRKYENVFTANERWNSIPVPQGELYEWDDNSTYIQNPPFFEHLADGLGDIKDIKDARVLALLADSVTTDHISPAGNISTSGPAGEYLRDHGVERADFNSYGSRRGNHEVMMRGTFANIRIRNAVAPGTEGGVTTFLPSDEVMSIYDASMLYQDAGQNLIVIAGKEYGTGSSRDWAAKGTLLLGVKAVIAESFERIHRSNLVGMGVLPLQFQEGHGWSSLGLTGRETFNITGLDNEVTPSQDLTVTATREDGTQFDFPVTARLDSTVDIDYYRNGGILQTVLRQMLADATDSSAVSVE, from the coding sequence ATGCCAAGCAAGGATCATTTCTCGTTGGCCCGCACCCTGGAATCAGGTGGCAAATCTTATCGCTATTATGATCTTAACTCCCTTGAGGAACAAGGATTGGGCTCTATCTCTTCCCTTCCTTTCTCGATCAAAGTATTACTTGAGGCGGCTGTTCGTCAATTTGACGGACGGGCGATTACAGAAGAACATGTGAAACAATTGGCTGATTGGTCAGGCGACATTGATCGCAATAAAGAAATTCCGTTTATCCCTGCTCGTATCGTACTTCAGGACTTTACCGGTGTTCCGGTAGTCGTAGATCTGGCAGCTATGCGTGACACCGTAAAGAAAGCCGGCGGAGATCCTAAACAGATTAACCCTCTCGTTCCCGTTGACCTTGTAATTGACCACTCTGTTATGGTTGATGCTTTCGGTACGGCAGACGCTTTGGAATACAATATGAACGTGGAGTTTGAGCGCAACGAGGAACGCTACCGTTTCCTTCGCTGGGCACAGACCGCTTTCAATAACTTCCGTGCAGTTCCTCCAGCTACCGGTATCGTGCATCAGGTGAATTTGGAGTATTTGGCTTCCGTAGCCACCACTAAAACTATCGATGGTGAAACTGTCGTTTATCCAGATTCCCTTGTTGGAACGGACTCCCACACTACGATGATCAATGGACTTGGTGTTGTGGGCTGGGGTGTAGGCGGTATTGAAGCTGAAGCAGGTATGCTCGGACAACCGCTCTATTTTGTTACACCAGATGTAGTGGGCTTCAAGCTTACAGGCAGTCTTATCGAAGGGGCTACAGCAACAGACTTGGCTCTGACAGTGACTGAAATGTTGCGTAAAAAGGGCGTAGTCGGCAAATTCGTCGAATTCTACGGTCCTGGTCTTGCTAACATCAGTCTTGCTGACCGGGCAACGGTTGCTAACATGGCGCCAGAATACGGAGCAACGATCGGTTTCTTCCCTGTAGATGAAGAGACACTTGCTTATCTTCGCAGCACAGGTCGTCCAGATGATCTGGTAGAACTCGTTGAATCTTATTACAAAGCACAAGGCATGTTCCGCACTTCGAATACGCCAGATCCTGAGTTCAGCGATGTAATTGAACTTGACCTAGCTTCTGTCGTTCCAAGCTTGGCTGGACCAAAACGTCCGCAAGACCGGATCGAACTTACGCATATGAAAGAAAATTTCGAAGGTATTATCCGTACACCTGTAGACAAAGGCGGTTACGGTCTCAGCGATGAGAAAATCGCCCAAGCTGTAGAAATAGAACATAAAAATGGCACCAAAAGCAAGCTAAGCACAGGCGCGGTCGTGATCGCAGCGATTACAAGCTGTACGAATACTTCCAACCCTAGCGTTATGCTAGGTGCAGGTCTTTTGGCGAAAAAAGCTGTGGAACGTGGTCTGACCAAACCAGCATACGTTAAGAGCAGCTTGACTCCAGGATCATTGGTTGTTACTGAATATTTGGAAAAAGCAGACTTGCTGAAGCCACTTGAAGCACTGGGCTTCTACTTGGCGGGATATGGCTGTGCTACTTGTATCGGTAACTCCGGTCCATTGCCTGAAGAGGTTAGCCAAGCCATCACTGATAACGATATGACCGTAGCTGCTGTAATCTCCGGTAACCGTAACTTTGAAGGCCGCGTACATGCTCAGGTCAAAGCAAACTACTTGGCTTCACCGCCGCTCGTAGTTGCTTACGCACTGGCTGGCACTGTAAATATCGATTTACAGACTGAACCGCTTGGATTTGATCCACAAGGTGAGCCAGTATTCCTGAAGGATATTTGGCCAACTACTGCTGAAATTCGTGAAGCAATCGGTCTCTCCCTTAGTCCGGAGATGTTCCGTCGTAAATACGAGAATGTATTCACTGCTAATGAACGTTGGAATTCTATCCCTGTTCCACAAGGCGAGCTGTATGAGTGGGATGACAACTCCACGTATATTCAGAATCCGCCGTTCTTTGAGCATCTGGCAGACGGTCTGGGAGACATCAAGGATATCAAGGATGCACGCGTTCTGGCGTTGCTTGCTGATTCCGTAACGACCGACCATATCTCACCTGCAGGTAATATCTCTACCTCTGGTCCTGCCGGCGAATATTTACGCGATCATGGTGTAGAACGTGCAGACTTCAACTCCTACGGCTCACGCCGCGGAAATCATGAAGTCATGATGCGTGGTACATTCGCTAATATTCGGATTCGTAACGCAGTAGCTCCAGGTACAGAAGGCGGAGTTACAACCTTCCTACCAAGCGATGAAGTCATGTCCATCTATGACGCTTCCATGCTGTATCAGGACGCTGGACAGAATCTCATCGTTATCGCCGGTAAAGAATACGGCACAGGAAGCTCACGTGACTGGGCTGCCAAGGGCACGCTTCTGTTGGGTGTTAAAGCTGTTATCGCTGAGAGCTTTGAGCGGATTCACCGCAGCAATCTGGTTGGTATGGGTGTGCTTCCTCTGCAATTCCAGGAAGGCCACGGCTGGAGCAGCTTGGGACTGACCGGACGCGAGACCTTCAACATTACCGGTCTCGATAACGAGGTGACGCCAAGCCAAGATCTAACTGTTACCGCTACCCGTGAAGACGGTACTCAGTTCGATTTCCCTGTCACAGCACGCCTCGACAGTACGGTTGATATTGATTACTATCGCAATGGTGGTATTCTACAAACTGTACTTCGCCAAATGCTGGCGGATGCCACAGATTCTTCGGCTGTATCGGTAGAATAG
- a CDS encoding amidase domain-containing protein, whose translation MEQQWKQSLYVYVDQVNKAKVEPKSSSQTVSVSVKDPRFLVEQGERSRRIAEWYTARGITPLRGETGVKTLRTVRQTPTEVVAEVTLHSALYYEKGGVNHREDRVELERLTFVRDGGGWEIAAIERTIPERNTVHRAEVELSGRLSKWGEALPAPLPSQPLLNRNILGEISGSREVRYNREEAVAYADRWWKDGNPEFETFEVDCTNYVSQCLFAGGAPINYTGKRETGWWYKGYQGKQEWWSYSWAVSDSLQRYLSVSRSSGLRAEVMERPEQLMLGDIIQYDWDGNGQYQHSTIVTAFDAGGMPLVNARTVSSRHRFWDYRDSYAWTDQTKYRFFHINDYL comes from the coding sequence ATGGAACAACAGTGGAAGCAGAGTCTATATGTATATGTAGATCAAGTGAATAAGGCCAAGGTGGAACCTAAGTCCTCATCGCAAACAGTTTCCGTATCCGTTAAAGATCCACGTTTTCTGGTGGAGCAAGGGGAACGTTCACGCCGTATCGCTGAATGGTATACCGCTCGTGGGATCACTCCGCTGCGTGGGGAAACAGGTGTAAAGACTTTACGGACCGTCCGGCAGACTCCGACTGAGGTGGTAGCAGAGGTTACGCTGCATAGTGCACTCTATTATGAAAAAGGAGGCGTTAACCACCGCGAGGATAGAGTTGAGCTGGAGCGGCTGACCTTTGTGCGGGACGGAGGGGGTTGGGAAATCGCTGCTATAGAACGAACCATTCCCGAAAGGAATACAGTTCATAGAGCTGAGGTGGAGTTATCAGGCAGGTTGTCCAAATGGGGGGAAGCTTTGCCTGCTCCGCTGCCATCACAGCCCCTTCTAAACCGGAATATTCTTGGTGAGATCTCGGGCTCAAGAGAGGTTCGCTACAACCGTGAAGAAGCGGTGGCTTATGCCGATCGTTGGTGGAAAGACGGGAATCCGGAGTTCGAAACATTTGAGGTAGATTGTACGAATTATGTCTCCCAATGCCTCTTTGCAGGGGGCGCGCCTATCAACTATACTGGTAAAAGAGAAACGGGTTGGTGGTACAAAGGCTACCAAGGAAAACAAGAATGGTGGAGTTATAGCTGGGCTGTATCAGACAGTCTGCAGCGCTATTTGAGCGTTAGCCGGAGCAGTGGCTTGCGTGCGGAAGTCATGGAGCGGCCGGAGCAATTGATGCTGGGCGATATCATTCAATATGACTGGGATGGTAACGGGCAATATCAGCACAGCACGATCGTCACAGCCTTTGATGCTGGTGGCATGCCGCTTGTGAATGCACGTACAGTTAGCAGTCGTCATCGCTTCTGGGACTATCGTGATTCCTACGCATGGACGGATCAAACGAAATACCGTTTTTTTCATATTAACGACTATTTATAA